The following are from one region of the Fundidesulfovibrio soli genome:
- the purM gene encoding phosphoribosylformylglycinamidine cyclo-ligase — translation MSDRAEAYRRAGVDIVAASNLVDRIKPLAQATFNKGVITDIGGFGGLFKLDLQNMEEPVLVSSTDGVGTKLLLSFEFEGHSTVGIDLVAMSVNDILVQGAKPLFFLDYFATGKLDVAVAERVIKGVAHGCSEAGCALLGGETAEMPDFYPPGHYDLAGFCVGIVDNAKIVDGSSIGIGDSVIGITSSGPHSNGYSLIRKVLAESGLTGADLLPGASQTVAEALLAPTRIYVKSVLNILRDFPVKGMCHITGGGFYENIPRILPRGVAAHLNMAGWHVAPVFKWLKEAGGLSWGEMLQTFNCGVGYVMVVDKALEEDVLNRLKALHEQAWKIGEIVKLAGPDSERVVVEVPAEGGAC, via the coding sequence ATGAGCGACCGCGCCGAGGCCTACCGCCGCGCCGGGGTTGATATCGTCGCCGCCTCGAATCTGGTGGACCGCATCAAACCCCTGGCCCAAGCTACGTTCAACAAGGGTGTCATCACCGATATAGGCGGTTTCGGCGGCCTTTTCAAACTCGATCTTCAGAACATGGAGGAGCCGGTCCTCGTTTCCTCCACCGACGGCGTGGGCACCAAGCTGCTGCTCTCCTTCGAGTTCGAGGGCCACTCCACCGTGGGTATCGACCTTGTGGCCATGAGCGTCAACGACATCCTGGTGCAAGGCGCCAAGCCCCTTTTCTTCCTCGACTATTTCGCCACCGGCAAGCTCGACGTGGCTGTTGCCGAGCGCGTGATCAAGGGCGTTGCCCACGGCTGCTCCGAGGCGGGATGCGCCCTGCTGGGCGGCGAGACCGCCGAGATGCCCGATTTCTACCCCCCCGGCCACTACGACCTGGCGGGTTTCTGCGTGGGCATAGTGGACAACGCCAAGATCGTGGACGGCTCCTCCATCGGCATCGGGGATTCGGTCATCGGCATCACCTCCTCCGGGCCGCACTCCAACGGCTACTCGCTGATCCGCAAGGTGCTGGCCGAGAGCGGCCTCACGGGCGCGGACCTGCTGCCCGGCGCTTCACAGACCGTGGCCGAGGCCCTGCTGGCCCCCACGCGCATCTATGTGAAGTCCGTGCTGAACATCCTGCGGGATTTCCCGGTCAAGGGCATGTGCCACATCACGGGCGGCGGCTTCTACGAGAACATCCCCCGCATCCTGCCGCGCGGCGTGGCCGCACACCTGAACATGGCCGGCTGGCACGTGGCCCCCGTGTTCAAGTGGCTCAAGGAGGCCGGCGGCCTGAGCTGGGGCGAGATGCTCCAGACCTTCAACTGCGGCGTCGGCTACGTCATGGTCGTGGACAAGGCCCTGGAGGAAGACGTGCTCAACCGGCTCAAGGCCCTGCACGAGCAGGCCTGGAAGATCGGCGAGATCGTCAAGCTGGCTGGGCCTGACTCCGAGCGCGTGGTGGTCGAGGTGCCTGCGGAAGGCGGCGCGTGCTGA
- a CDS encoding radical SAM protein, whose translation MASDKPTPKLVFADKAGNIYDHPELDMLVRRGDQLGLPRPDELTPLPPESELFLLPGRSALGFDPESGEVEEMEELAVAAFVSPGHTVSGVTAYKARPGAPVLPLFAYAAVGFAAGRFYVCAKRVDQDQRQVFSSVKKDRITKGARMLMSRFPKNRLLGHLSNCALNYCCPAARNLALGRFEAPLPTSQACNARCVGCLSLQDESSGFPSTQNRITFRPTPQEVAEVMAVHSEREPRPILSFGQGCEGEPLTEAPLLAEATRLYRAGGGKGTVNVNTNGSRPEVVEELKAAGFDSMRVSMVSARKPLYEAYTRPQGYAFEQVAETVARAKQAGLWVSLNFLYHPGVSDTEDELEALGALIEGSRADFVQLRNLNLDPDVYKGVVTDSGVGYGASMGLAHFMKRLRKRCPWLKFGYFNPYLVDGKMPGSEPAAG comes from the coding sequence ATGGCATCCGACAAACCCACCCCCAAGCTCGTCTTCGCGGACAAGGCCGGCAACATTTATGACCACCCCGAGCTGGACATGCTCGTGCGGCGCGGCGACCAGCTTGGCCTGCCCCGCCCCGACGAGCTGACCCCCCTGCCCCCCGAGAGCGAGCTGTTCCTGCTGCCCGGGCGCTCAGCCCTGGGCTTCGACCCCGAATCCGGCGAGGTGGAGGAGATGGAGGAGCTGGCCGTGGCCGCCTTCGTCTCCCCGGGGCACACGGTCTCGGGCGTCACGGCCTACAAGGCGCGCCCAGGCGCGCCGGTGCTGCCGCTCTTCGCCTACGCCGCCGTGGGCTTCGCGGCCGGGCGCTTCTACGTCTGCGCCAAGCGCGTGGACCAGGACCAGCGCCAGGTGTTCAGCTCCGTGAAGAAGGACAGGATCACCAAAGGCGCGCGGATGCTCATGTCCCGCTTCCCCAAGAACCGCCTGCTGGGCCACCTCTCCAACTGCGCCCTGAACTACTGCTGCCCCGCGGCGCGCAACCTGGCCCTGGGCCGCTTCGAGGCCCCGCTGCCCACCTCCCAGGCCTGCAACGCCCGCTGCGTGGGCTGCCTGAGCCTGCAGGACGAGAGCAGCGGCTTCCCCTCCACCCAGAACCGCATCACCTTCCGCCCCACCCCGCAGGAGGTGGCCGAGGTGATGGCCGTGCACTCCGAGCGCGAGCCGCGCCCCATCCTGAGCTTCGGCCAGGGTTGCGAGGGTGAGCCCCTGACCGAGGCTCCCCTGCTGGCGGAAGCCACGCGCCTGTACCGGGCCGGGGGCGGCAAGGGCACGGTGAACGTGAACACCAACGGCAGCCGCCCCGAGGTGGTGGAGGAGCTCAAGGCCGCCGGGTTCGATTCCATGCGCGTGAGCATGGTCAGCGCGCGCAAGCCCCTCTACGAGGCCTACACCCGGCCCCAGGGCTACGCCTTCGAGCAGGTGGCCGAGACCGTGGCCCGCGCCAAGCAGGCCGGGTTGTGGGTGAGCCTGAACTTTCTGTACCACCCCGGGGTCAGCGACACCGAGGATGAACTGGAGGCCCTGGGCGCGCTCATCGAGGGCAGCCGCGCCGACTTCGTGCAGCTGCGCAACCTGAACCTGGACCCGGACGTATACAAGGGCGTGGTTACGGACAGCGGGGTGGGCTACGGGGCGAGCATGGGGCTGGCGCACTTCATGAAGCGGCTGCGCAAGCGCTGCCCGTGGCTCAAGTTCGGGTATTTCAACCCGTACCTTGTGGATGGGAAAATGCCGGGGTCGGAGCCCGCCGCCGGATAA
- a CDS encoding HDOD domain-containing protein: MTLRDQIISRMEQLPQMPAPVMRIMAYLSKPDADLGELATAIEYDPGLTVNVLRMANSSFFGGAGGITTVRDALFRLGTRRVVQLVIASGVAPRTQPAVAGYKLNEGELLRHSIAVGTGAEVLARELGLRAPDYTFTAGLLCTIGKIVLGKFLEVDADQLLALSYNENIPFEEAERRLLGIDHAELGAMMLRRWELPAPIVNCVRWYLDPAAAPAEERDDALDLIHVGHVMATMAGIGQGLEGMRSTVCQECFDRLKLTQDAMIASMAQVVNALAEIEVILSRTGA; encoded by the coding sequence ATGACGTTGCGTGACCAGATCATCTCCCGCATGGAGCAGTTGCCCCAGATGCCCGCGCCAGTCATGCGGATCATGGCCTACCTCTCCAAACCCGACGCGGACCTTGGCGAACTGGCCACGGCCATCGAATACGACCCGGGGCTCACGGTGAACGTGCTGCGCATGGCGAACTCCAGCTTCTTCGGCGGCGCGGGCGGCATTACCACCGTGCGCGACGCCCTCTTCCGCCTGGGCACCCGCCGGGTGGTCCAGCTGGTGATCGCCTCGGGCGTGGCCCCCCGCACCCAGCCCGCGGTGGCGGGCTACAAGCTGAACGAGGGCGAGCTGCTGCGCCACAGCATCGCCGTGGGCACGGGCGCCGAGGTCCTCGCGCGGGAGCTGGGCCTGCGCGCGCCGGACTATACCTTCACAGCCGGGCTGCTGTGCACCATCGGCAAGATCGTGCTGGGCAAGTTCCTCGAGGTGGACGCGGACCAGCTGCTGGCCCTCTCCTACAACGAGAACATCCCCTTCGAGGAGGCCGAACGCAGGCTCCTGGGCATCGACCACGCCGAGCTTGGGGCCATGATGCTCAGGCGCTGGGAATTGCCCGCACCCATAGTCAACTGCGTGCGCTGGTACCTGGACCCCGCCGCGGCCCCGGCCGAGGAGCGCGACGATGCCCTGGACCTGATCCACGTTGGCCACGTCATGGCCACCATGGCCGGCATCGGCCAGGGGCTCGAAGGCATGCGCTCCACCGTCTGCCAGGAGTGCTTCGATCGCCTGAAGCTCACCCAGGACGCCATGATCGCCTCCATGGCGCAGGTGGTCAACGCCCTGGCCGAGATCGAGGTCATCCTGTCAAGAACTGGGGCCTGA
- the rpsI gene encoding 30S ribosomal protein S9: MSTDFFYGTGRRKTAVARTRLVPGNGQITVNGRAIDEYFPRSVLQGIIRQPFALTKTLGKFDVNATLDGGGMSGQAEALRHGISRALLQVDAELRPVLKKAGLLTRDARSKERKKYGQRGARARFQYSKR; encoded by the coding sequence ATGAGCACCGACTTCTTCTACGGAACCGGCCGCCGGAAAACCGCCGTCGCCCGCACCCGCCTCGTCCCCGGCAACGGCCAGATCACAGTCAACGGCCGCGCCATCGATGAGTACTTCCCCCGCAGCGTGCTGCAGGGCATCATCCGTCAGCCCTTCGCCCTGACCAAGACCCTGGGCAAGTTCGACGTGAACGCCACCCTGGACGGCGGCGGCATGTCCGGCCAGGCCGAGGCTCTGCGCCACGGCATCTCCCGCGCCCTGCTGCAGGTCGACGCCGAGTTGCGCCCCGTGCTGAAAAAGGCCGGCCTGCTCACCCGCGACGCCCGCTCCAAGGAGCGTAAGAAGTACGGCCAGCGCGGCGCCCGCGCCAGGTTCCAGTACTCCAAGCGTTAA
- a CDS encoding acetylserotonin O-methyltransferase codes for MAFSDTSPGDLLQASGCYWQTCALHAGAMLDVFSPLAEGPLAAAPLAARLGCDARALGMLLDALCAMGLLDKDAEAYSLQGAAARYLVKSSPDYIGFIIRHHHRLMASWARLPEAVRTGMPIRRSDSAKEEGREDFLMGMYNLASAIAPGLAKSLDLGGAATLLDLGGGPGTYAAHFCLANPGLRATVYDLPTSEAFAREVAARHGVGDRVGFVAGDYLEDEIPGGFDVAWLSQILHAQTPEECGTIIAKAARALRPGGLLFIHEFLLDDAMDGPLFPALFSLNMLLGTQGGQSYSEGQLRAMLAAAGFTDVTRLDFRGPNDSGVLRAVAG; via the coding sequence ATGGCCTTTTCCGACACCAGCCCGGGCGACCTGCTGCAGGCCTCGGGGTGCTACTGGCAGACCTGCGCCCTGCACGCCGGGGCCATGCTCGACGTGTTCAGCCCACTGGCGGAAGGCCCTCTGGCCGCCGCCCCCCTCGCCGCCCGCCTGGGTTGCGACGCCCGGGCCCTGGGCATGCTCCTGGACGCGCTGTGCGCCATGGGGCTGCTGGACAAGGACGCAGAGGCCTACTCTCTGCAAGGCGCGGCGGCGCGGTACCTGGTGAAGTCCTCTCCGGACTACATCGGCTTCATCATCCGCCACCACCACCGTCTGATGGCCTCCTGGGCCAGGCTGCCCGAGGCGGTCCGCACGGGCATGCCCATCCGCCGCTCAGACTCCGCAAAGGAGGAAGGGCGCGAGGACTTCCTGATGGGCATGTACAACCTGGCCTCGGCAATCGCCCCGGGCCTGGCCAAAAGCCTGGACCTGGGCGGCGCGGCCACGCTGCTGGACCTTGGCGGCGGCCCCGGCACCTACGCGGCGCACTTCTGCCTGGCCAACCCGGGGCTCAGGGCCACCGTGTACGACCTGCCCACCTCGGAGGCCTTCGCGCGGGAGGTGGCCGCCCGCCACGGCGTTGGGGACCGGGTGGGTTTCGTCGCGGGGGATTATCTGGAAGATGAGATTCCCGGCGGATTCGACGTGGCCTGGCTCTCGCAGATCCTGCACGCCCAGACCCCGGAGGAGTGCGGGACGATCATCGCCAAGGCGGCGCGGGCGCTCAGGCCCGGCGGGCTGCTGTTCATCCACGAGTTCCTGCTGGACGACGCCATGGACGGCCCCCTGTTTCCGGCGCTGTTCTCGCTGAACATGCTGCTGGGCACGCAGGGCGGGCAGTCCTACAGCGAGGGGCAGCTGCGGGCCATGCTGGCGGCGGCGGGCTTCACGGACGTGACCCGGCTCGACTTCAGGGGGCCCAACGACTCGGGCGTCCTGCGGGCCGTGGCCGGGTAG
- a CDS encoding HD domain-containing protein: protein MSNVRKSLLQLIFTGSSMQRWNDKLRPTELMEVDKQAHKMMVAWVLFLLNTRGMPAEERVELGARIVEGGIFDYLYRLIITDIKPPIFYRIKANPAHYRQLTDWVFSELEPRVRSLGEPFWDRLQAYLRSTEEDSLDRRILSAAHLYASGWEYNLIKSMNRQDTELMDIEESFRNGLKKNADLAGVSDLLEGLFGQGRTPVGHFAQVCGQLRFQKRWSQTPRIPETSVLGHMFIVACYAYFFSLSIGACPARAQNNFFGGLFHDLPELLTRDIISPVKQSVETIGDLIKEYEELELERVILEPLRRGGFPDLVDRLSFFLGLSVGSEFQACATLDGEVQRVSANELQAFYNADQYDPKDGDLLKVCDSLAAFLEAYTALRNGIASDQLQQGLWRIRSKYSSWVLFGQVHVGALLADFD, encoded by the coding sequence ATGTCAAACGTGCGCAAGTCCCTCCTGCAGCTTATCTTCACCGGCTCCTCCATGCAGCGCTGGAACGACAAGCTCCGGCCGACCGAGCTCATGGAGGTGGACAAGCAGGCCCACAAGATGATGGTGGCCTGGGTGCTCTTTCTGCTCAACACGCGCGGCATGCCCGCCGAGGAGCGCGTGGAGCTTGGCGCGCGCATAGTGGAGGGCGGCATCTTCGACTACCTCTACCGCCTGATCATCACCGACATCAAGCCGCCCATTTTCTACCGCATCAAGGCCAACCCCGCCCACTACCGCCAGCTTACCGACTGGGTCTTCTCCGAACTGGAGCCCCGCGTGCGCAGTTTGGGCGAGCCCTTCTGGGACCGGCTCCAGGCGTATCTGCGCTCCACCGAGGAGGACTCGCTGGACAGGCGCATCCTCAGCGCCGCCCACCTTTACGCCAGCGGCTGGGAGTACAACCTCATCAAGTCCATGAACCGGCAGGACACCGAACTCATGGACATCGAGGAATCCTTCCGCAACGGCCTGAAGAAGAACGCCGACCTGGCGGGCGTCTCCGACCTGCTGGAGGGGCTCTTCGGCCAGGGCCGCACCCCGGTGGGGCACTTCGCGCAGGTCTGCGGGCAGCTGCGCTTCCAGAAGCGCTGGTCCCAGACGCCGCGCATCCCCGAGACCTCGGTGCTCGGGCACATGTTCATCGTGGCCTGCTACGCCTACTTCTTCTCGCTCTCCATCGGGGCCTGCCCGGCCAGGGCCCAGAACAACTTCTTCGGCGGCCTCTTCCACGACCTGCCCGAGCTGCTCACGCGCGACATCATCTCCCCGGTGAAGCAGTCCGTTGAGACCATCGGCGACCTCATCAAGGAATACGAGGAGCTGGAGCTGGAGCGCGTGATCCTGGAGCCGCTGCGCCGGGGCGGCTTCCCCGACCTAGTGGACAGGCTCTCCTTCTTCCTGGGGCTCTCGGTGGGTTCGGAGTTCCAGGCCTGCGCCACCCTGGACGGCGAAGTGCAGCGGGTGAGCGCGAACGAACTGCAGGCCTTCTACAACGCCGACCAGTACGACCCCAAGGACGGCGATCTGCTCAAGGTCTGCGACTCCCTGGCCGCCTTCCTGGAAGCCTACACCGCCCTGCGCAACGGCATCGCCTCGGACCAGCTGCAGCAGGGCCTGTGGCGCATCCGCAGCAAGTACTCCTCCTGGGTGCTGTTCGGGCAGGTGCACGTGGGCGCGCTGCTGGCCGACTTCGACTAG
- a CDS encoding metallophosphoesterase family protein: MTMNRRGFIKTAGVGGALLLTYPGSGVLAAAGADQGFSFVQFADTHVGYANPSVNPDASVSLRKGVDWVNAMTPPPDFVVFTGDLTHTTDDPLERRRRLTEFKRIAGGLKVKSVYFLPGEHDAALDWGEAYKEILGKTHYMFQHKGVHFLAVDNVSDPAGSVGEAQLAWIAAELARIPKTDPLVVLTHRPLFDLLPEWDWATKDSAKVLALLESHPHVTVLYGHIHQEHHQQTGHIGQHAGMSTAYLLPAPGSVPKKAPVPWDASAPYKGMGARTVQAGVTKPVPTFTEKPMAGM; encoded by the coding sequence ATGACCATGAACAGACGCGGCTTCATCAAAACCGCCGGAGTGGGCGGCGCGCTGCTGCTCACCTACCCCGGGAGCGGCGTCCTCGCTGCCGCAGGCGCGGATCAGGGCTTCAGCTTCGTGCAGTTCGCGGACACCCACGTGGGCTACGCCAACCCCTCCGTCAACCCCGACGCCTCGGTGAGCCTGCGGAAGGGCGTGGACTGGGTGAACGCCATGACCCCCCCGCCGGACTTCGTGGTCTTCACCGGGGACCTGACCCACACCACGGACGACCCGCTGGAGCGCAGGCGCCGCTTGACCGAGTTCAAGCGCATCGCCGGCGGCCTCAAAGTCAAGTCGGTGTACTTCCTGCCGGGCGAGCACGACGCCGCGCTGGATTGGGGCGAGGCCTACAAGGAGATCCTGGGCAAGACCCACTACATGTTCCAGCACAAGGGCGTGCACTTCCTGGCCGTCGACAACGTCTCGGACCCGGCTGGCAGCGTGGGCGAGGCGCAACTGGCCTGGATCGCGGCGGAGCTCGCCCGCATCCCCAAGACCGACCCGCTGGTGGTGCTGACCCACAGGCCGCTCTTCGACCTCCTCCCCGAATGGGACTGGGCCACCAAGGACTCAGCCAAGGTGCTTGCCCTGTTGGAATCCCACCCCCACGTGACCGTGCTGTACGGGCACATCCACCAGGAGCACCACCAGCAGACCGGGCACATCGGCCAGCACGCGGGCATGAGCACGGCCTACCTGCTGCCCGCCCCCGGCTCGGTGCCCAAGAAGGCCCCCGTGCCCTGGGACGCCTCCGCGCCCTACAAGGGCATGGGCGCGAGGACCGTGCAGGCCGGCGTGACCAAGCCCGTCCCGACGTTCACCGAAAAGCCCATGGCGGGCATGTAG
- the rplM gene encoding 50S ribosomal protein L13, giving the protein MKTYSPSSKEITRDWVIVDASEQVLGRLASMIAGRLRGKHKPEFAPHMDAGDFVVVVNCEKVQVTGRKLDQKMYYRHSGWIGGLKETVLKDMMATKPDQVLIKAVKGMLPKNRLGRAMLKKLKVYAGSEHPHTAQQPKPLA; this is encoded by the coding sequence ATGAAGACATATAGCCCGAGCAGCAAAGAAATCACCCGTGATTGGGTGATCGTGGACGCCTCCGAACAGGTGCTTGGCCGTTTGGCCAGCATGATCGCGGGCCGTCTGCGCGGCAAGCACAAACCCGAATTCGCCCCCCACATGGACGCGGGTGACTTCGTTGTCGTGGTCAACTGTGAAAAGGTGCAGGTGACCGGCCGCAAGCTCGACCAGAAGATGTACTACCGCCACAGCGGCTGGATCGGGGGCCTGAAAGAGACTGTCCTGAAGGACATGATGGCCACCAAGCCCGACCAGGTGCTGATCAAGGCCGTCAAGGGCATGCTTCCCAAGAACCGTCTGGGCCGCGCCATGCTCAAGAAGCTGAAGGTCTACGCCGGCAGCGAGCATCCCCACACCGCCCAGCAGCCCAAGCCCCTGGCCTAA
- a CDS encoding cupredoxin domain-containing protein, which translates to MRRPSLLRCAAALLLAFWAALPASPAWAQGTEEVVRITAKRFDFAPAEIVLTKGRPVVLELTSADRLHGFKCPALGIRVDVEPGKVTRVPLTPDKAGSFPFVCDVFCGEGHDEMSGVIVVKE; encoded by the coding sequence GTGCGGCGGCCATCCCTGCTGCGTTGTGCGGCGGCGCTGCTGCTGGCGTTCTGGGCCGCGCTGCCCGCCAGCCCCGCCTGGGCCCAGGGGACGGAGGAGGTGGTGCGGATCACCGCCAAGAGGTTCGACTTCGCCCCCGCCGAGATCGTGTTGACCAAGGGCAGGCCAGTGGTGCTGGAGCTGACCAGCGCGGACAGGCTCCACGGGTTCAAGTGCCCCGCCCTGGGCATCCGTGTGGATGTGGAGCCGGGCAAGGTGACGCGCGTGCCCCTGACGCCGGACAAGGCCGGGAGCTTCCCCTTCGTCTGCGACGTGTTCTGCGGCGAGGGGCACGACGAGATGTCCGGGGTGATCGTGGTCAAAGAGTGA
- a CDS encoding GIY-YIG nuclease family protein — protein MDWAVYLLRCSDGTLYCGVTRDVERRLAEHNGLRAGGAKYTMSRRPVELVAAVPASDRAEALRLELRVKRMRRADKLAFFTRGVPAAETSG, from the coding sequence ATGGACTGGGCCGTCTATCTGCTGCGCTGCTCGGACGGGACGCTCTACTGCGGCGTCACCCGCGACGTGGAGCGCAGGCTGGCCGAGCACAACGGGCTGCGCGCGGGCGGGGCGAAGTACACCATGTCCCGCAGGCCCGTGGAGCTGGTTGCCGCCGTTCCCGCGTCGGACAGGGCCGAGGCCCTGCGCCTGGAGCTGCGCGTCAAGCGCATGCGGCGGGCCGACAAGCTCGCCTTCTTCACACGGGGCGTCCCGGCGGCGGAGACGTCCGGGTGA